The Vespula vulgaris chromosome 12, iyVesVulg1.1, whole genome shotgun sequence genome window below encodes:
- the LOC127067881 gene encoding kinesin light chain isoform X8 has translation MGRTHMSKTLNAYRIKKIETIGRMTAMTQEEIIAGARTVAQGLEALRVEHSGLLQGLQSQDAPAARDKANLLSKNIEMIELGLGEAQVMMALASHLQMVEAEKQKLRTQVRRLCQENAWLRDELAGTQQKLQASEQAVAQLEEEKKHLEFMTSMRQYDPDPSADDENAKDRPKDDPVVDLFPDDDADDRNSKSISPTPPSQFAQQVNAGYEIPARLRTLHNLVIQYASQGRYEVAVPLCKQALEDLEKTSGHDHPDVATMLNILALVYRDQNKYKEAANLLNDALAIREKTLGENHPAVAATLNNLAVLYGKRGKYNEAEPLCKRALAIREKVLGYEHPDVAKQLNNLALLCQNQGKYEEVERYYQRALEIYEAKLGPDDPNVAKTKNNLASCYLKQGKYKGAEILYKQVLTRAHEKEFGAIDEDNKPIWQVAEEREENKHKNKENTPYGEYGGWHKAAKVDSPTVTTTLKNLSSLYRRLGKYEAAETLEDCAFRSRKEDQKYSVRAQ, from the exons caaaaaaatagaaactatTGGCAGGATGACGGCCATGACGCAGGAAGAAATAATAGCTGGGGCACGTACAGTGGCCCAGGGATTGGAGGCTCTGCGCGTAGAACACAGTGGTCTCTTACAGGGATTACAATCACAGGATGCACCAGCTGCGCGAGATAAAGCCAATCTGTTATCGAAGAACATTGAAATGATAGAATTGGGTTTAGGAGAAGCTCAAGTGATGATGGCATTAGCGAGTCATCTGCAAATGGTAGAAGCAGAGAAACAAAAACTTAGGACTCAAGTTAGAAGATTGTGTCAAGAGAACGCATGGCTGAGAGACGAATTGGCAGGAACGCAACAAAAGTTACAAGCTAGCGAACAAGCG GTTGCTCAActggaagaggaaaagaaacatttgGAATTTATGACCAGTATGAGACAATATGATCCTGATCCTTCTGCGGATGATGAAAATGCTAAAGATAGGCCAAAAGATGATCCCGTAGTTGATTTGTTTCCTGATGATGATGCTGATGACCGAAACAGTAAGT CAATATCACCTACACCGCCATCACAATTCGCACAGCAAGTCAATGCTGGATATGAAATACCAGCACGCTTGCGTACTTTGCACAATTTGGTAATACAATACGCGAGTCAAGGACGTTATGAAGTAGCTGTACCTTTATGCAAACAAGCATTGgaagatttagaaaaaacTTCCGGTCATGATCATCCCGATGTCGCAACGATGTTAAATATCTTAGCATTGGTATATCGagatcaaaataaatataaggaAGCAGCTAACCTTTTAAACGATGCTTTAGctataagagagaaaacgctTGGTGAAAATCACCCTGCGGTTGCAGCAACCTTAAATAACCTTGCAGTTTTATATGGAAAGCGAGGAAAATACAATGAAGCAGAACCATTGTGTAAGAGAGCCCTTGCAATTCGAGAAAAAGTTCTTGGATATGAACATCCAGATGTAGCTAAACAATTAAACAATCTTGCGCTACTATGTCAAAACCAaggaaaatatgaagaagTAGAACGTTATTATCAGCGAGctttagaaatatatgaaGCAAAACTTGGTCCGGATGATCCTAATGTAGccaaaacgaaaaataatcttgCTTCTTGTTACTTGAAACAAGGCAAATATAAGGGTGCCGAAATTCTATATAAACAAGTATTGACTAGAGCACATGAGAAAGAATTTGGTGCTATTGATGAAGATAACAAACCTATTTGGCAG GTTGcggaagaacgagaagaaaataaacataaaaataaagaaaatactcCTTATGGCGAATACGGTGGTTGGCATAAAGCGGCTAAGGTCGATTCCCCAACGGTTACGACTACTTTGAAAAATCTTAGTTCCCTATATAGAAGACTAGGCAAATACGAGGCTGCAGAAACTCTTGAAGACTGTGCCTTCAGATCAAGAAAAGAG GATCAGAAGTACTCAGTTCGTGCTCAATAA
- the LOC127067881 gene encoding kinesin light chain isoform X7: protein MGRTHMSKTLNAYRIKKIETIGRMTAMTQEEIIAGARTVAQGLEALRVEHSGLLQGLQSQDAPAARDKANLLSKNIEMIELGLGEAQVMMALASHLQMVEAEKQKLRTQVRRLCQENAWLRDELAGTQQKLQASEQAVAQLEEEKKHLEFMTSMRQYDPDPSADDENAKDRPKDDPVVDLFPDDDADDRNSKSISPTPPSQFAQQVNAGYEIPARLRTLHNLVIQYASQGRYEVAVPLCKQALEDLEKTSGHDHPDVATMLNILALVYRDQNKYKEAANLLNDALAIREKTLGENHPAVAATLNNLAVLYGKRGKYNEAEPLCKRALAIREKVLGYEHPDVAKQLNNLALLCQNQGKYEEVERYYQRALEIYEAKLGPDDPNVAKTKNNLASCYLKQGKYKGAEILYKQVLTRAHEKEFGAIDEDNKPIWQVAEEREENKHKNKENTPYGEYGGWHKAAKVDSPTVTTTLKNLSSLYRRLGKYEAAETLEDCAFRSRKEALDLVKQAKVAQILGDEKGTTRRGSRSSLANSEHEQHDEDQKYSVRAQ, encoded by the exons caaaaaaatagaaactatTGGCAGGATGACGGCCATGACGCAGGAAGAAATAATAGCTGGGGCACGTACAGTGGCCCAGGGATTGGAGGCTCTGCGCGTAGAACACAGTGGTCTCTTACAGGGATTACAATCACAGGATGCACCAGCTGCGCGAGATAAAGCCAATCTGTTATCGAAGAACATTGAAATGATAGAATTGGGTTTAGGAGAAGCTCAAGTGATGATGGCATTAGCGAGTCATCTGCAAATGGTAGAAGCAGAGAAACAAAAACTTAGGACTCAAGTTAGAAGATTGTGTCAAGAGAACGCATGGCTGAGAGACGAATTGGCAGGAACGCAACAAAAGTTACAAGCTAGCGAACAAGCG GTTGCTCAActggaagaggaaaagaaacatttgGAATTTATGACCAGTATGAGACAATATGATCCTGATCCTTCTGCGGATGATGAAAATGCTAAAGATAGGCCAAAAGATGATCCCGTAGTTGATTTGTTTCCTGATGATGATGCTGATGACCGAAACAGTAAGT CAATATCACCTACACCGCCATCACAATTCGCACAGCAAGTCAATGCTGGATATGAAATACCAGCACGCTTGCGTACTTTGCACAATTTGGTAATACAATACGCGAGTCAAGGACGTTATGAAGTAGCTGTACCTTTATGCAAACAAGCATTGgaagatttagaaaaaacTTCCGGTCATGATCATCCCGATGTCGCAACGATGTTAAATATCTTAGCATTGGTATATCGagatcaaaataaatataaggaAGCAGCTAACCTTTTAAACGATGCTTTAGctataagagagaaaacgctTGGTGAAAATCACCCTGCGGTTGCAGCAACCTTAAATAACCTTGCAGTTTTATATGGAAAGCGAGGAAAATACAATGAAGCAGAACCATTGTGTAAGAGAGCCCTTGCAATTCGAGAAAAAGTTCTTGGATATGAACATCCAGATGTAGCTAAACAATTAAACAATCTTGCGCTACTATGTCAAAACCAaggaaaatatgaagaagTAGAACGTTATTATCAGCGAGctttagaaatatatgaaGCAAAACTTGGTCCGGATGATCCTAATGTAGccaaaacgaaaaataatcttgCTTCTTGTTACTTGAAACAAGGCAAATATAAGGGTGCCGAAATTCTATATAAACAAGTATTGACTAGAGCACATGAGAAAGAATTTGGTGCTATTGATGAAGATAACAAACCTATTTGGCAG GTTGcggaagaacgagaagaaaataaacataaaaataaagaaaatactcCTTATGGCGAATACGGTGGTTGGCATAAAGCGGCTAAGGTCGATTCCCCAACGGTTACGACTACTTTGAAAAATCTTAGTTCCCTATATAGAAGACTAGGCAAATACGAGGCTGCAGAAACTCTTGAAGACTGTGCCTTCAGATCAAGAAAAGAG GCATTAGATCTAGTGAAACAAGCTAAGGTGGCTCAAATATTAGGAGATGAAAAAGGAACTACTAGACGTGGATCACGATCGAGTTTGGCTAATAGCGAACACGAACAACACGACGAG GATCAGAAGTACTCAGTTCGTGCTCAATAA
- the LOC127067881 gene encoding kinesin light chain isoform X1, which translates to MGRTHMSKTLNAYRIKKIETIGRMTAMTQEEIIAGARTVAQGLEALRVEHSGLLQGLQSQDAPAARDKANLLSKNIEMIELGLGEAQVMMALASHLQMVEAEKQKLRTQVRRLCQENAWLRDELAGTQQKLQASEQAVAQLEEEKKHLEFMTSMRQYDPDPSADDENAKDRPKDDPVVDLFPDDDADDRNTISPTPPSQFAQQVNAGYEIPARLRTLHNLVIQYASQGRYEVAVPLCKQALEDLEKTSGHDHPDVATMLNILALVYRDQNKYKEAANLLNDALAIREKTLGENHPAVAATLNNLAVLYGKRGKYNEAEPLCKRALAIREKVLGYEHPDVAKQLNNLALLCQNQGKYEEVERYYQRALEIYEAKLGPDDPNVAKTKNNLASCYLKQGKYKGAEILYKQVLTRAHEKEFGAIDEDNKPIWQVAEEREENKHKNKENTPYGEYGGWHKAAKVDSPTVTTTLKNLSSLYRRLGKYEAAETLEDCAFRSRKEHVQQALDLVKQAKVAQILGDEKGTTRRGSRSSLANSEHEQHDEGSLPLVQRALHEGQSGHHDASPNKPGFKNKIFQAFGIHSST; encoded by the exons caaaaaaatagaaactatTGGCAGGATGACGGCCATGACGCAGGAAGAAATAATAGCTGGGGCACGTACAGTGGCCCAGGGATTGGAGGCTCTGCGCGTAGAACACAGTGGTCTCTTACAGGGATTACAATCACAGGATGCACCAGCTGCGCGAGATAAAGCCAATCTGTTATCGAAGAACATTGAAATGATAGAATTGGGTTTAGGAGAAGCTCAAGTGATGATGGCATTAGCGAGTCATCTGCAAATGGTAGAAGCAGAGAAACAAAAACTTAGGACTCAAGTTAGAAGATTGTGTCAAGAGAACGCATGGCTGAGAGACGAATTGGCAGGAACGCAACAAAAGTTACAAGCTAGCGAACAAGCG GTTGCTCAActggaagaggaaaagaaacatttgGAATTTATGACCAGTATGAGACAATATGATCCTGATCCTTCTGCGGATGATGAAAATGCTAAAGATAGGCCAAAAGATGATCCCGTAGTTGATTTGTTTCCTGATGATGATGCTGATGACCGAAACA CAATATCACCTACACCGCCATCACAATTCGCACAGCAAGTCAATGCTGGATATGAAATACCAGCACGCTTGCGTACTTTGCACAATTTGGTAATACAATACGCGAGTCAAGGACGTTATGAAGTAGCTGTACCTTTATGCAAACAAGCATTGgaagatttagaaaaaacTTCCGGTCATGATCATCCCGATGTCGCAACGATGTTAAATATCTTAGCATTGGTATATCGagatcaaaataaatataaggaAGCAGCTAACCTTTTAAACGATGCTTTAGctataagagagaaaacgctTGGTGAAAATCACCCTGCGGTTGCAGCAACCTTAAATAACCTTGCAGTTTTATATGGAAAGCGAGGAAAATACAATGAAGCAGAACCATTGTGTAAGAGAGCCCTTGCAATTCGAGAAAAAGTTCTTGGATATGAACATCCAGATGTAGCTAAACAATTAAACAATCTTGCGCTACTATGTCAAAACCAaggaaaatatgaagaagTAGAACGTTATTATCAGCGAGctttagaaatatatgaaGCAAAACTTGGTCCGGATGATCCTAATGTAGccaaaacgaaaaataatcttgCTTCTTGTTACTTGAAACAAGGCAAATATAAGGGTGCCGAAATTCTATATAAACAAGTATTGACTAGAGCACATGAGAAAGAATTTGGTGCTATTGATGAAGATAACAAACCTATTTGGCAG GTTGcggaagaacgagaagaaaataaacataaaaataaagaaaatactcCTTATGGCGAATACGGTGGTTGGCATAAAGCGGCTAAGGTCGATTCCCCAACGGTTACGACTACTTTGAAAAATCTTAGTTCCCTATATAGAAGACTAGGCAAATACGAGGCTGCAGAAACTCTTGAAGACTGTGCCTTCAGATCAAGAAAAGAG CATGTACAGCAG GCATTAGATCTAGTGAAACAAGCTAAGGTGGCTCAAATATTAGGAGATGAAAAAGGAACTACTAGACGTGGATCACGATCGAGTTTGGCTAATAGCGAACACGAACAACACGACGAG GGTTCGCTGCCACTGGTGCAAAGGGCGCTACATGAAGGACAATCTGGCCACCACGACGCTAGTCCTAACAAACCCGGTTTTAAAAACAAGATCTTTCAAGCTTTCGGGATTCATTCTTCCACGTAG
- the LOC127067881 gene encoding kinesin light chain isoform X3: MGRTHMSKTLNAYRIKKIETIGRMTAMTQEEIIAGARTVAQGLEALRVEHSGLLQGLQSQDAPAARDKANLLSKNIEMIELGLGEAQVMMALASHLQMVEAEKQKLRTQVRRLCQENAWLRDELAGTQQKLQASEQAVAQLEEEKKHLEFMTSMRQYDPDPSADDENAKDRPKDDPVVDLFPDDDADDRNTISPTPPSQFAQQVNAGYEIPARLRTLHNLVIQYASQGRYEVAVPLCKQALEDLEKTSGHDHPDVATMLNILALVYRDQNKYKEAANLLNDALAIREKTLGENHPAVAATLNNLAVLYGKRGKYNEAEPLCKRALAIREKVLGYEHPDVAKQLNNLALLCQNQGKYEEVERYYQRALEIYEAKLGPDDPNVAKTKNNLASCYLKQGKYKGAEILYKQVLTRAHEKEFGAIDEDNKPIWQVAEEREENKHKNKENTPYGEYGGWHKAAKVDSPTVTTTLKNLSSLYRRLGKYEAAETLEDCAFRSRKEALDLVKQAKVAQILGDEKGTTRRGSRSSLANSEHEQHDEGSLPLVQRALHEGQSGHHDASPNKPGFKNKIFQAFGIHSST, encoded by the exons caaaaaaatagaaactatTGGCAGGATGACGGCCATGACGCAGGAAGAAATAATAGCTGGGGCACGTACAGTGGCCCAGGGATTGGAGGCTCTGCGCGTAGAACACAGTGGTCTCTTACAGGGATTACAATCACAGGATGCACCAGCTGCGCGAGATAAAGCCAATCTGTTATCGAAGAACATTGAAATGATAGAATTGGGTTTAGGAGAAGCTCAAGTGATGATGGCATTAGCGAGTCATCTGCAAATGGTAGAAGCAGAGAAACAAAAACTTAGGACTCAAGTTAGAAGATTGTGTCAAGAGAACGCATGGCTGAGAGACGAATTGGCAGGAACGCAACAAAAGTTACAAGCTAGCGAACAAGCG GTTGCTCAActggaagaggaaaagaaacatttgGAATTTATGACCAGTATGAGACAATATGATCCTGATCCTTCTGCGGATGATGAAAATGCTAAAGATAGGCCAAAAGATGATCCCGTAGTTGATTTGTTTCCTGATGATGATGCTGATGACCGAAACA CAATATCACCTACACCGCCATCACAATTCGCACAGCAAGTCAATGCTGGATATGAAATACCAGCACGCTTGCGTACTTTGCACAATTTGGTAATACAATACGCGAGTCAAGGACGTTATGAAGTAGCTGTACCTTTATGCAAACAAGCATTGgaagatttagaaaaaacTTCCGGTCATGATCATCCCGATGTCGCAACGATGTTAAATATCTTAGCATTGGTATATCGagatcaaaataaatataaggaAGCAGCTAACCTTTTAAACGATGCTTTAGctataagagagaaaacgctTGGTGAAAATCACCCTGCGGTTGCAGCAACCTTAAATAACCTTGCAGTTTTATATGGAAAGCGAGGAAAATACAATGAAGCAGAACCATTGTGTAAGAGAGCCCTTGCAATTCGAGAAAAAGTTCTTGGATATGAACATCCAGATGTAGCTAAACAATTAAACAATCTTGCGCTACTATGTCAAAACCAaggaaaatatgaagaagTAGAACGTTATTATCAGCGAGctttagaaatatatgaaGCAAAACTTGGTCCGGATGATCCTAATGTAGccaaaacgaaaaataatcttgCTTCTTGTTACTTGAAACAAGGCAAATATAAGGGTGCCGAAATTCTATATAAACAAGTATTGACTAGAGCACATGAGAAAGAATTTGGTGCTATTGATGAAGATAACAAACCTATTTGGCAG GTTGcggaagaacgagaagaaaataaacataaaaataaagaaaatactcCTTATGGCGAATACGGTGGTTGGCATAAAGCGGCTAAGGTCGATTCCCCAACGGTTACGACTACTTTGAAAAATCTTAGTTCCCTATATAGAAGACTAGGCAAATACGAGGCTGCAGAAACTCTTGAAGACTGTGCCTTCAGATCAAGAAAAGAG GCATTAGATCTAGTGAAACAAGCTAAGGTGGCTCAAATATTAGGAGATGAAAAAGGAACTACTAGACGTGGATCACGATCGAGTTTGGCTAATAGCGAACACGAACAACACGACGAG GGTTCGCTGCCACTGGTGCAAAGGGCGCTACATGAAGGACAATCTGGCCACCACGACGCTAGTCCTAACAAACCCGGTTTTAAAAACAAGATCTTTCAAGCTTTCGGGATTCATTCTTCCACGTAG
- the LOC127067881 gene encoding kinesin light chain isoform X5 — MGKKIETIGRMTAMTQEEIIAGARTVAQGLEALRVEHSGLLQGLQSQDAPAARDKANLLSKNIEMIELGLGEAQVMMALASHLQMVEAEKQKLRTQVRRLCQENAWLRDELAGTQQKLQASEQAVAQLEEEKKHLEFMTSMRQYDPDPSADDENAKDRPKDDPVVDLFPDDDADDRNSKSISPTPPSQFAQQVNAGYEIPARLRTLHNLVIQYASQGRYEVAVPLCKQALEDLEKTSGHDHPDVATMLNILALVYRDQNKYKEAANLLNDALAIREKTLGENHPAVAATLNNLAVLYGKRGKYNEAEPLCKRALAIREKVLGYEHPDVAKQLNNLALLCQNQGKYEEVERYYQRALEIYEAKLGPDDPNVAKTKNNLASCYLKQGKYKGAEILYKQVLTRAHEKEFGAIDEDNKPIWQVAEEREENKHKNKENTPYGEYGGWHKAAKVDSPTVTTTLKNLSSLYRRLGKYEAAETLEDCAFRSRKEHVQQALDLVKQAKVAQILGDEKGTTRRGSRSSLANSEHEQHDEGSLPLVQRALHEGQSGHHDASPNKPGFKNKIFQAFGIHSST, encoded by the exons ATGGG caaaaaaatagaaactatTGGCAGGATGACGGCCATGACGCAGGAAGAAATAATAGCTGGGGCACGTACAGTGGCCCAGGGATTGGAGGCTCTGCGCGTAGAACACAGTGGTCTCTTACAGGGATTACAATCACAGGATGCACCAGCTGCGCGAGATAAAGCCAATCTGTTATCGAAGAACATTGAAATGATAGAATTGGGTTTAGGAGAAGCTCAAGTGATGATGGCATTAGCGAGTCATCTGCAAATGGTAGAAGCAGAGAAACAAAAACTTAGGACTCAAGTTAGAAGATTGTGTCAAGAGAACGCATGGCTGAGAGACGAATTGGCAGGAACGCAACAAAAGTTACAAGCTAGCGAACAAGCG GTTGCTCAActggaagaggaaaagaaacatttgGAATTTATGACCAGTATGAGACAATATGATCCTGATCCTTCTGCGGATGATGAAAATGCTAAAGATAGGCCAAAAGATGATCCCGTAGTTGATTTGTTTCCTGATGATGATGCTGATGACCGAAACAGTAAGT CAATATCACCTACACCGCCATCACAATTCGCACAGCAAGTCAATGCTGGATATGAAATACCAGCACGCTTGCGTACTTTGCACAATTTGGTAATACAATACGCGAGTCAAGGACGTTATGAAGTAGCTGTACCTTTATGCAAACAAGCATTGgaagatttagaaaaaacTTCCGGTCATGATCATCCCGATGTCGCAACGATGTTAAATATCTTAGCATTGGTATATCGagatcaaaataaatataaggaAGCAGCTAACCTTTTAAACGATGCTTTAGctataagagagaaaacgctTGGTGAAAATCACCCTGCGGTTGCAGCAACCTTAAATAACCTTGCAGTTTTATATGGAAAGCGAGGAAAATACAATGAAGCAGAACCATTGTGTAAGAGAGCCCTTGCAATTCGAGAAAAAGTTCTTGGATATGAACATCCAGATGTAGCTAAACAATTAAACAATCTTGCGCTACTATGTCAAAACCAaggaaaatatgaagaagTAGAACGTTATTATCAGCGAGctttagaaatatatgaaGCAAAACTTGGTCCGGATGATCCTAATGTAGccaaaacgaaaaataatcttgCTTCTTGTTACTTGAAACAAGGCAAATATAAGGGTGCCGAAATTCTATATAAACAAGTATTGACTAGAGCACATGAGAAAGAATTTGGTGCTATTGATGAAGATAACAAACCTATTTGGCAG GTTGcggaagaacgagaagaaaataaacataaaaataaagaaaatactcCTTATGGCGAATACGGTGGTTGGCATAAAGCGGCTAAGGTCGATTCCCCAACGGTTACGACTACTTTGAAAAATCTTAGTTCCCTATATAGAAGACTAGGCAAATACGAGGCTGCAGAAACTCTTGAAGACTGTGCCTTCAGATCAAGAAAAGAG CATGTACAGCAG GCATTAGATCTAGTGAAACAAGCTAAGGTGGCTCAAATATTAGGAGATGAAAAAGGAACTACTAGACGTGGATCACGATCGAGTTTGGCTAATAGCGAACACGAACAACACGACGAG GGTTCGCTGCCACTGGTGCAAAGGGCGCTACATGAAGGACAATCTGGCCACCACGACGCTAGTCCTAACAAACCCGGTTTTAAAAACAAGATCTTTCAAGCTTTCGGGATTCATTCTTCCACGTAG
- the LOC127067881 gene encoding kinesin light chain isoform X4, with product MDRSQDKKIETIGRMTAMTQEEIIAGARTVAQGLEALRVEHSGLLQGLQSQDAPAARDKANLLSKNIEMIELGLGEAQVMMALASHLQMVEAEKQKLRTQVRRLCQENAWLRDELAGTQQKLQASEQAVAQLEEEKKHLEFMTSMRQYDPDPSADDENAKDRPKDDPVVDLFPDDDADDRNSKSISPTPPSQFAQQVNAGYEIPARLRTLHNLVIQYASQGRYEVAVPLCKQALEDLEKTSGHDHPDVATMLNILALVYRDQNKYKEAANLLNDALAIREKTLGENHPAVAATLNNLAVLYGKRGKYNEAEPLCKRALAIREKVLGYEHPDVAKQLNNLALLCQNQGKYEEVERYYQRALEIYEAKLGPDDPNVAKTKNNLASCYLKQGKYKGAEILYKQVLTRAHEKEFGAIDEDNKPIWQVAEEREENKHKNKENTPYGEYGGWHKAAKVDSPTVTTTLKNLSSLYRRLGKYEAAETLEDCAFRSRKEHVQQALDLVKQAKVAQILGDEKGTTRRGSRSSLANSEHEQHDEGSLPLVQRALHEGQSGHHDASPNKPGFKNKIFQAFGIHSST from the exons caaaaaaatagaaactatTGGCAGGATGACGGCCATGACGCAGGAAGAAATAATAGCTGGGGCACGTACAGTGGCCCAGGGATTGGAGGCTCTGCGCGTAGAACACAGTGGTCTCTTACAGGGATTACAATCACAGGATGCACCAGCTGCGCGAGATAAAGCCAATCTGTTATCGAAGAACATTGAAATGATAGAATTGGGTTTAGGAGAAGCTCAAGTGATGATGGCATTAGCGAGTCATCTGCAAATGGTAGAAGCAGAGAAACAAAAACTTAGGACTCAAGTTAGAAGATTGTGTCAAGAGAACGCATGGCTGAGAGACGAATTGGCAGGAACGCAACAAAAGTTACAAGCTAGCGAACAAGCG GTTGCTCAActggaagaggaaaagaaacatttgGAATTTATGACCAGTATGAGACAATATGATCCTGATCCTTCTGCGGATGATGAAAATGCTAAAGATAGGCCAAAAGATGATCCCGTAGTTGATTTGTTTCCTGATGATGATGCTGATGACCGAAACAGTAAGT CAATATCACCTACACCGCCATCACAATTCGCACAGCAAGTCAATGCTGGATATGAAATACCAGCACGCTTGCGTACTTTGCACAATTTGGTAATACAATACGCGAGTCAAGGACGTTATGAAGTAGCTGTACCTTTATGCAAACAAGCATTGgaagatttagaaaaaacTTCCGGTCATGATCATCCCGATGTCGCAACGATGTTAAATATCTTAGCATTGGTATATCGagatcaaaataaatataaggaAGCAGCTAACCTTTTAAACGATGCTTTAGctataagagagaaaacgctTGGTGAAAATCACCCTGCGGTTGCAGCAACCTTAAATAACCTTGCAGTTTTATATGGAAAGCGAGGAAAATACAATGAAGCAGAACCATTGTGTAAGAGAGCCCTTGCAATTCGAGAAAAAGTTCTTGGATATGAACATCCAGATGTAGCTAAACAATTAAACAATCTTGCGCTACTATGTCAAAACCAaggaaaatatgaagaagTAGAACGTTATTATCAGCGAGctttagaaatatatgaaGCAAAACTTGGTCCGGATGATCCTAATGTAGccaaaacgaaaaataatcttgCTTCTTGTTACTTGAAACAAGGCAAATATAAGGGTGCCGAAATTCTATATAAACAAGTATTGACTAGAGCACATGAGAAAGAATTTGGTGCTATTGATGAAGATAACAAACCTATTTGGCAG GTTGcggaagaacgagaagaaaataaacataaaaataaagaaaatactcCTTATGGCGAATACGGTGGTTGGCATAAAGCGGCTAAGGTCGATTCCCCAACGGTTACGACTACTTTGAAAAATCTTAGTTCCCTATATAGAAGACTAGGCAAATACGAGGCTGCAGAAACTCTTGAAGACTGTGCCTTCAGATCAAGAAAAGAG CATGTACAGCAG GCATTAGATCTAGTGAAACAAGCTAAGGTGGCTCAAATATTAGGAGATGAAAAAGGAACTACTAGACGTGGATCACGATCGAGTTTGGCTAATAGCGAACACGAACAACACGACGAG GGTTCGCTGCCACTGGTGCAAAGGGCGCTACATGAAGGACAATCTGGCCACCACGACGCTAGTCCTAACAAACCCGGTTTTAAAAACAAGATCTTTCAAGCTTTCGGGATTCATTCTTCCACGTAG